The proteins below come from a single Methanobacterium sp. Maddingley MBC34 genomic window:
- a CDS encoding sugar fermentation stimulation protein (PFAM: Sugar fermentation stimulation protein~TIGRFAM: sugar fermentation stimulation protein) → MKIANIITGKFLERPNRFTVVFEADGIKDMAHLRDPGRLKELLLLEAHLLLRPAQNLANRKTKYDVIAVESEGIWVLINSGFHSDLAAELIESGVVPEISSYNVEKREYTFGKSRIDFLLTSEEDKGTEGDVNGGKILQSKMLLEVKGCTLVEEGYARFPDAPTLRGKRHLEELIKAKNEGMKSAVLFLIPREDAQIFSPNWEMDPDFSKTLQKAEHENVMIIAYSFTLNHDKKELELKPLKKVEVRVKP, encoded by the coding sequence ATGAAAATCGCCAACATTATAACTGGAAAGTTCCTTGAAAGGCCCAACCGCTTCACAGTAGTCTTTGAAGCAGATGGAATTAAGGATATGGCACATCTACGCGACCCTGGTAGGTTAAAGGAGTTGTTACTTCTCGAAGCCCATTTACTCCTCCGACCAGCACAGAATCTTGCCAACCGCAAAACCAAATATGATGTTATTGCTGTTGAAAGTGAAGGAATATGGGTTCTTATTAATTCAGGTTTTCACAGTGATCTGGCTGCAGAACTCATTGAATCAGGAGTAGTGCCGGAAATATCCTCTTACAATGTTGAAAAAAGGGAATATACTTTTGGTAAGAGTAGAATTGATTTTCTTCTAACCTCTGAGGAGGATAAGGGAACTGAAGGGGATGTAAATGGGGGTAAGATACTCCAAAGTAAAATGCTCCTGGAAGTGAAGGGATGCACCCTGGTTGAAGAAGGCTATGCCCGGTTTCCTGATGCACCCACCCTCAGGGGGAAAAGACACCTGGAAGAGCTTATTAAAGCTAAAAATGAGGGAATGAAATCTGCAGTGCTTTTTTTGATTCCACGGGAGGATGCTCAGATTTTTTCACCTAACTGGGAGATGGACCCTGATTTTTCCAAGACACTGCAAAAGGCAGAACATGAAAATGTCATGATAATTGCTTATTCGTTCACTCTTAATCATGATAAAAAAGAATTGGAATTAAAGCCATTAAAAAAGGTAGAAGTAAGGGTTAAACCTTAG
- a CDS encoding putative methanogenesis marker 13 metalloprotein (PFAM: Nitrogenase component 1 type Oxidoreductase~TIGRFAM: putative methanogenesis marker 13 metalloprotein), with protein MHPRPSPIAASLYTLRDLNADVIILHGPHGCCFRTGRLLENDGVRVVTTAMSENDFIFGASAKLEETLREADELFHPQLVGVVGTCASMIIGEDMKEAVNNAGIPAKVLTVESHGGLSEGDNTEGAIAVLEAAQREGVIPPEETERQTRMLKKATEIEKTRGMAQGKYIAPSYGDDKEEVARVLLKAFENGDKIAFVLNAKKETSYLFADILKIPFRELYPENKLLVIANLDLDTGLPRIRQHAQNIQEELNETQLEVDIITGGLDEYPITGEKAVEYLEKENFDLIVVAGVPHALPIEKLDIQTVAITDGPRLVEPLKNLGYTWVVTELDAHAKTLGTDKIVESDFGTVLRAKIDEKT; from the coding sequence TTGCATCCCAGACCCAGCCCCATTGCCGCATCCCTTTACACTCTCAGAGATTTAAACGCCGATGTTATCATCCTCCATGGACCCCATGGCTGCTGCTTCCGCACTGGCCGTCTTCTGGAAAATGACGGAGTGAGGGTGGTAACCACTGCCATGTCCGAAAATGACTTCATATTCGGTGCATCAGCCAAATTGGAGGAAACACTGCGTGAAGCAGACGAACTGTTCCATCCCCAACTGGTAGGAGTGGTAGGAACCTGTGCCAGTATGATCATCGGCGAAGACATGAAGGAAGCAGTTAACAACGCCGGAATCCCGGCCAAGGTTCTGACTGTGGAATCCCATGGGGGGTTGAGCGAAGGTGATAACACTGAAGGAGCCATTGCTGTATTAGAAGCTGCCCAGCGTGAGGGAGTAATTCCTCCTGAAGAAACTGAAAGGCAGACCAGGATGCTTAAAAAAGCCACTGAAATAGAAAAAACCAGAGGAATGGCCCAGGGCAAATACATTGCCCCATCCTACGGTGATGATAAGGAAGAAGTGGCCAGAGTACTTTTGAAAGCCTTTGAAAATGGTGATAAAATTGCATTTGTGCTCAATGCCAAAAAGGAAACATCCTACCTATTTGCTGACATTCTGAAAATACCTTTCAGGGAATTGTACCCTGAAAATAAACTCCTGGTCATTGCCAACCTGGACCTGGATACTGGTCTTCCCCGTATCAGGCAACATGCCCAGAATATCCAGGAGGAACTGAATGAAACTCAACTAGAGGTGGATATTATAACTGGAGGACTGGATGAATATCCCATAACCGGGGAAAAAGCAGTTGAATATCTAGAAAAAGAAAATTTTGACCTGATAGTGGTGGCTGGGGTGCCCCATGCTCTACCCATTGAAAAATTAGATATTCAAACAGTTGCCATTACCGATGGCCCCCGCCTGGTGGAGCCACTGAAAAATTTAGGGTACACCTGGGTGGTTACTGAGTTGGATGCCCATGCAAAAACACTGGGAACTGATAAAATAGTTGAATCTGATTTTGGAACTGTTTTAAGGGCAAAAATTGATGAAAAAACATGA
- a CDS encoding Nucleoside-diphosphate-sugar pyrophosphorylase family protein (PFAM: Nucleotidyl transferase; Mannose-6-phosphate isomerase), whose translation MTSTVGMILCGGFGKRLRPLTERVPKPLIEIKDDYTILDKQLFDFKNAGVNQVFLLTGFLSDKIRERFGDNYMGVKIEYVEEDKPLGTLNAIKLGMEAVGPGKQCVIRNGDVVADLNIKKMIESGEKSDHPLSLFITRMVSPYGIVEISGDRLVSFKEKPVLDYYINGGVYFSKGEIDFGDFDVGDIEKTVFPMYAKNNQLGYYQEDGLFWMAIDTSKELEEIRKEYQNREDKPWGYEKILINTEKYLTKELFIREGYQTSYHHHPQKDETMYILSGAGYIEFEDHKEYFGKNDTIRIKPMENHTIVAMENTVLHEISTPHPDDTVRIKDYYDIR comes from the coding sequence ATGACCAGTACAGTAGGTATGATACTCTGCGGAGGATTTGGAAAACGATTAAGGCCCCTCACCGAAAGAGTGCCCAAACCCCTCATTGAAATTAAGGATGATTACACCATTCTGGACAAACAGCTCTTTGACTTTAAAAATGCAGGTGTTAACCAGGTTTTCCTCTTAACCGGATTTTTAAGTGACAAGATACGGGAAAGATTCGGTGATAACTACATGGGTGTGAAAATAGAATATGTGGAAGAAGACAAACCCCTGGGAACACTTAATGCCATAAAACTGGGAATGGAAGCCGTTGGTCCAGGTAAACAGTGTGTTATACGCAACGGAGACGTTGTAGCAGATTTAAATATTAAAAAAATGATTGAAAGTGGTGAAAAATCAGACCACCCCCTATCATTATTCATCACCCGCATGGTCTCCCCATACGGCATAGTAGAAATCAGTGGCGACCGTTTGGTATCTTTCAAGGAAAAACCCGTCCTGGATTATTATATCAACGGAGGAGTTTACTTCTCCAAGGGAGAAATTGACTTTGGTGACTTTGATGTGGGAGATATTGAAAAAACCGTGTTCCCCATGTACGCCAAGAACAACCAGCTTGGTTACTACCAGGAAGACGGCCTGTTCTGGATGGCCATCGATACCTCCAAAGAACTGGAGGAAATCCGTAAAGAGTACCAGAACAGGGAAGACAAACCCTGGGGATACGAAAAAATCCTGATAAACACCGAGAAATACCTGACCAAAGAGTTATTCATCAGGGAAGGCTATCAAACTTCCTACCACCACCACCCCCAGAAGGATGAAACCATGTACATCCTCAGTGGAGCAGGATACATAGAATTTGAAGACCATAAAGAGTATTTCGGGAAAAACGACACCATCCGTATTAAACCAATGGAAAACCACACCATTGTGGCCATGGAAAACACAGTTCTCCACGAAATATCAACACCCCACCCTGATGACACTGTCCGAATCAAGGACTACTACGACATCAGGTGA
- a CDS encoding imidazole glycerol phosphate synthase, glutamine amidotransferase subunit (PFAM: Glutamine amidotransferase class-I~TIGRFAM: imidazole glycerol phosphate synthase, glutamine amidotransferase subunit), whose amino-acid sequence MIAIIDYGSGNLKSIQNGFHRVGAEVLVTQDKEELKKADVMILPGVGAFGTAMENLKKYEGIIHQHIQEDKPFLGVCLGLQVLFSESEESPGVKGLDVFSGKVERFPETLRDHGLKIPHMGWNNLNIRRDTPLLEGIGSDYMYFVHSYYVRPDNEEVVMATVDYGVEVPAVVAQGNVFATQFHPEKSGEIGLEILKNFLKKVL is encoded by the coding sequence ATGATAGCTATTATCGACTACGGTAGCGGGAACCTTAAAAGTATCCAAAATGGATTTCATCGCGTTGGTGCCGAGGTACTGGTAACTCAAGATAAAGAAGAGTTAAAAAAAGCAGATGTAATGATCCTCCCTGGCGTGGGTGCCTTTGGAACTGCCATGGAAAACCTCAAAAAATATGAGGGAATCATCCACCAGCACATCCAGGAGGACAAACCATTTCTGGGTGTTTGTCTGGGTTTACAGGTATTGTTCAGTGAGAGTGAGGAGAGTCCCGGAGTTAAAGGATTGGATGTTTTTTCTGGTAAAGTGGAGCGTTTCCCAGAGACTCTGCGAGACCATGGACTTAAAATACCCCATATGGGATGGAACAACCTTAATATCCGGCGCGATACTCCTTTACTTGAAGGAATAGGCAGTGATTACATGTATTTCGTCCATTCCTACTATGTACGTCCCGATAATGAGGAAGTGGTAATGGCCACTGTGGATTACGGTGTGGAAGTTCCAGCAGTGGTGGCCCAGGGCAATGTATTCGCCACCCAGTTTCACCCTGAAAAAAGCGGAGAAATTGGCCTGGAAATACTGAAAAACTTCCTTAAAAAGGTTTTATAA
- a CDS encoding hydrogenase maturation factor (PFAM: AIR synthase related protein, N-terminal domain; AIR synthase related protein, C-terminal domain), translated as MDIEGFARRALVDHDEESVQKSLQEKILEFKDIKPEQASQMAQAVLDEVKCTLKIEDYPDESLKNLIKYPKSGIGMGQMGVGSRGAGDFFVHRQIAEIVKSSHTNAFINPTAQDDGGVVKAAAGADEVYITTAVDGIHSRLSEYPFLGGFHVARASMRDVCVMGSQPVALLSDLHLADDGEVAKLFDYTAGVCAVSELTGVPLVAGSTLRVGGDMVLGDRLVSAVGAVGISPHPPTARKRAEPGDVILLTEGSGGGTITTTALYHGLFDVVWETMDISFIQASEAILNAGLLPKVHAMTDVTNGGLRGDAHEISQTTGLGLAFWEDEIRQLVNPKVLEMLESLDIDHLGVSVDSLMIIATEDVACEVEKAVSGAGVMIGRIGEVDDTGVPRLITDHGEQELKPLFREAAYTKVKKIVGDLHPEDFDQMKQKVERSALEAIAKKDEVVARIKEKYDN; from the coding sequence GTGGATATAGAAGGTTTCGCCAGGCGCGCTCTGGTAGATCATGACGAAGAATCTGTACAGAAAAGTCTCCAGGAGAAGATCCTGGAATTTAAAGATATCAAACCAGAACAGGCCAGTCAGATGGCACAGGCAGTCCTGGATGAGGTCAAATGCACCCTGAAAATCGAAGACTACCCTGATGAATCCCTTAAAAACCTTATAAAATATCCCAAATCTGGAATTGGGATGGGACAGATGGGTGTGGGTTCCCGTGGTGCAGGAGACTTCTTCGTTCATCGGCAAATCGCAGAAATCGTCAAAAGCAGCCACACCAATGCCTTCATCAACCCCACAGCCCAGGACGACGGAGGCGTGGTTAAAGCAGCTGCCGGGGCAGATGAAGTGTACATCACCACAGCTGTTGATGGAATACACTCCCGTCTAAGCGAATATCCCTTCTTAGGAGGTTTTCACGTGGCCCGGGCGTCAATGAGGGATGTTTGTGTCATGGGCTCCCAGCCAGTGGCACTCCTGAGCGACCTTCACCTGGCAGATGATGGAGAGGTGGCCAAACTCTTCGATTACACTGCAGGAGTATGCGCCGTATCAGAACTCACCGGAGTTCCCCTAGTAGCAGGCAGCACCCTCCGTGTAGGTGGAGATATGGTCTTGGGAGACCGGCTGGTCAGCGCTGTGGGCGCTGTGGGAATATCCCCCCACCCTCCCACCGCCCGTAAACGGGCTGAACCTGGAGATGTGATTCTCTTGACTGAAGGATCTGGTGGTGGAACCATAACCACCACCGCCCTGTATCATGGTCTCTTCGATGTGGTGTGGGAAACCATGGACATCAGCTTCATCCAGGCATCTGAGGCCATATTAAATGCCGGGCTCCTTCCAAAAGTTCACGCCATGACCGATGTTACCAACGGAGGACTCAGGGGTGATGCTCATGAGATATCCCAGACCACAGGGTTGGGACTGGCATTCTGGGAGGATGAAATCCGACAACTGGTTAATCCCAAGGTCCTGGAGATGCTGGAAAGCCTGGACATTGACCATCTGGGTGTTTCTGTGGATTCCCTCATGATCATTGCCACCGAAGATGTTGCCTGTGAGGTGGAAAAGGCAGTTTCAGGTGCTGGAGTAATGATTGGTAGGATAGGAGAAGTGGATGATACCGGAGTTCCTCGTCTCATCACTGACCATGGTGAACAAGAACTTAAACCGCTCTTCCGTGAGGCAGCGTATACCAAGGTCAAAAAGATCGTTGGCGACCTGCACCCTGAAGACTTTGACCAAATGAAGCAGAAGGTGGAAAGATCTGCACTGGAAGCCATTGCCAAAAAAGACGAAGTTGTGGCCAGGATAAAGGAAAAATACGATAATTAA
- a CDS encoding PAP2 superfamily protein (PFAM: PAP2 superfamily): MPFFNLSNQNISLKESLANFISTVTNPPLVAIPVFLLINYTLIYDGDWLWFSALSIFFVSILPIITSSLWIKKKNLEVDMPQREDRIYPLLLVILSYIIGVMVLYTMGAPPLTTVLMICYLTNTIVVLIISLYWKISIHAMGIAGPATAIIYLFGGAGLLFSLLVPMVLWSRLYLKRHSPAQLIVGTTLGYLLTGVQIYLLI; the protein is encoded by the coding sequence ATGCCCTTTTTTAATCTTTCTAATCAAAACATCTCATTAAAAGAAAGCCTGGCCAATTTCATATCCACGGTTACTAACCCTCCCCTGGTCGCCATTCCTGTTTTTCTACTTATTAATTACACCCTAATTTATGATGGAGATTGGTTGTGGTTTTCAGCACTTAGTATCTTTTTTGTGAGCATTTTACCTATAATTACCAGTTCATTATGGATAAAAAAGAAAAATTTGGAAGTGGACATGCCCCAAAGGGAGGATAGGATTTATCCCCTGCTACTGGTGATCTTATCCTATATTATTGGTGTTATGGTCCTGTACACCATGGGAGCACCTCCACTGACCACAGTTTTAATGATCTGTTATCTTACCAACACCATCGTGGTTCTGATTATCAGTCTTTACTGGAAGATCAGCATACACGCCATGGGCATCGCTGGCCCGGCAACTGCCATTATCTATCTTTTTGGAGGGGCAGGGTTATTATTCAGTTTACTGGTGCCCATGGTACTTTGGAGCAGACTGTACCTTAAAAGACACAGCCCTGCACAGTTAATAGTGGGAACGACACTGGGTTATCTTTTAACAGGAGTGCAAATTTACCTGTTAATCTAA
- a CDS encoding HIT family hydrolase, diadenosine tetraphosphate hydrolase (PFAM: HIT domain), producing MECEYFERLKDHKFGELLAETDHWLIILAPDQRNLGTCVVALKRAETELSGLNSQEWADLFNVVKKLESAVKKAFNSTMFNWGCLMNSSYQKIPPCPHLHWHFIPRYLEPVTFKGKSFEDPCFGMSTMHDRRNLDTISDELKKDIKAKILENLEI from the coding sequence ATGGAATGCGAGTATTTTGAAAGGTTAAAGGATCATAAATTCGGTGAATTGCTGGCTGAAACTGATCACTGGCTCATCATCCTGGCCCCTGACCAGAGAAACCTTGGAACCTGTGTTGTAGCCCTTAAAAGAGCTGAAACAGAACTTTCCGGCTTGAATAGCCAAGAATGGGCTGACTTATTTAATGTAGTTAAAAAACTAGAATCAGCCGTTAAAAAGGCTTTTAATAGCACCATGTTCAACTGGGGTTGTTTGATGAACTCTTCCTACCAAAAAATTCCTCCCTGCCCCCATCTACACTGGCATTTCATACCCCGTTACCTGGAACCAGTTACATTTAAGGGGAAATCGTTTGAAGATCCCTGTTTCGGAATGAGCACCATGCATGACCGTAGGAATTTAGATACAATTTCAGATGAATTAAAAAAGGATATAAAAGCTAAAATCTTGGAAAATCTTGAAATTTGA
- a CDS encoding succinate dehydrogenase/fumarate reductase flavoprotein subunit (PFAM: domain; FAD binding domain~TIGRFAM: succinate dehydrogenase or fumarate reductase, flavoprotein subunitGram-negative/mitochondrial subgroup), giving the protein MERETYQTDVLVIGSGGAGCRAAIEAKKHGLDVIIVSKGLSFKSGCTTLAEGGYNAAFAYVDAADSTQAHLEDTLKGGGYLNDPELARILVEEAPDRLTELESYGALFDRQESGKLNQRPFGGQTYRRTCFQGDRTGHEMMTALKEEAIRQDIQIVDEIMITSLIRDDTGQVGGACGISLSDTHFLTFLAKSTIVTTGGAGWIYPVTSNALQKTGDGYAMAWNAGADLLDMEQVQFHPTGMLYPDSRRGVLVTEAVRGEGGRLINSQGERFMTNYDSRGELATRDVVARAIYNEIMEGRGTPNSGVYLDVTHLPPEVIEEKLETMILQFQDVGVDIRKEPMEVAPTAHHFMGGARINPNCETNIPNLYAAGEAAGGVHGANRLGGNALAETQVFGRRAGESAAKNVPKSNFKLKPVSLEMEEERIKKLFKDGDYYPFQLKKELQEVMWNNVAIIRREEGLKSALKDIAAIKDKMERMIVPEGRGYNQHLQDALELDNMVLIAELVTKSALIRKESRGAHYRADYPDKRDECKKSIVINKNNKNEGYLQR; this is encoded by the coding sequence ATGGAAAGGGAGACTTACCAGACAGATGTACTTGTCATTGGATCCGGAGGAGCCGGGTGTAGGGCAGCTATCGAAGCAAAAAAACATGGTTTAGATGTAATTATAGTTTCGAAGGGATTATCATTCAAATCAGGGTGCACCACCCTGGCAGAGGGAGGTTACAATGCTGCCTTTGCCTATGTGGATGCAGCTGACAGCACACAGGCTCATCTGGAGGACACACTCAAGGGAGGGGGCTACCTCAACGATCCGGAACTGGCACGTATACTGGTTGAAGAAGCACCAGACAGACTAACAGAACTGGAAAGCTACGGTGCACTATTTGACCGCCAGGAATCAGGAAAGCTCAATCAAAGGCCTTTTGGTGGCCAAACATATCGGAGAACCTGTTTCCAGGGGGACCGTACTGGTCATGAGATGATGACTGCCCTTAAAGAGGAGGCTATCCGGCAGGATATCCAGATCGTGGATGAAATCATGATCACTTCACTCATCCGGGATGATACTGGACAGGTAGGGGGCGCATGTGGAATATCTTTATCTGATACGCACTTTCTAACCTTCCTGGCTAAATCCACCATTGTAACCACTGGTGGGGCCGGCTGGATATATCCCGTAACATCCAATGCCCTGCAAAAAACAGGGGATGGGTATGCGATGGCCTGGAATGCTGGAGCCGATCTCCTGGACATGGAACAGGTCCAGTTCCACCCCACTGGCATGCTGTACCCTGACTCCCGCCGGGGAGTTCTGGTGACCGAGGCTGTTCGTGGAGAGGGTGGAAGACTTATAAACTCCCAGGGGGAACGGTTCATGACCAACTACGACTCTCGTGGAGAACTCGCCACACGGGATGTGGTAGCTCGGGCTATTTATAATGAAATAATGGAAGGAAGAGGCACCCCTAATAGTGGGGTCTACCTGGATGTGACCCACCTTCCTCCAGAGGTAATTGAAGAAAAATTGGAAACCATGATACTACAATTCCAGGACGTAGGGGTGGACATCAGGAAGGAACCAATGGAAGTTGCACCCACTGCCCATCACTTCATGGGAGGAGCCAGGATAAACCCAAACTGTGAAACTAACATCCCCAACCTTTATGCAGCAGGAGAAGCTGCGGGCGGAGTTCACGGTGCTAACCGTCTTGGTGGGAATGCACTGGCCGAAACTCAGGTTTTTGGAAGGCGAGCCGGAGAATCAGCTGCTAAAAACGTGCCAAAGTCCAACTTCAAATTGAAACCTGTCTCTTTGGAAATGGAAGAGGAAAGAATTAAAAAACTATTCAAAGATGGAGATTACTATCCCTTCCAGCTAAAAAAAGAGTTACAGGAAGTTATGTGGAATAATGTGGCCATCATCCGCAGGGAAGAAGGTCTTAAATCTGCATTAAAGGATATAGCTGCTATTAAAGATAAAATGGAAAGAATGATAGTTCCGGAGGGCAGGGGCTATAATCAGCACCTCCAGGATGCTCTGGAACTGGATAACATGGTTTTAATAGCGGAATTAGTTACTAAATCTGCCTTAATACGTAAGGAAAGTCGTGGAGCTCACTATCGTGCTGATTATCCCGATAAAAGGGATGAATGCAAGAAAAGTATTGTTATAAATAAAAATAATAAAAATGAGGGCTATTTGCAGAGGTAA
- a CDS encoding O-phosphoseryl-tRNA(Cys) synthetase (PFAM: tRNA synthetases class II core domain (F)~TIGRFAM: O-phosphoseryl-tRNA(Cys) synthetase) has translation MKKKDIVKLAKRDFEKAWVETGKNLKNPHHDEEYPRLHFQPGRTHPLSDTMAQLRQAYLLLGFHETINPLFIEEDHVYRQFGPEAPAVLDRCFYLAGLPRPDIGISMDKIAQIERMGVLLNEDKIKGIKEVFRSYKKGDASGDDLVHDVSIALDVADETGLRVLERVFPELKELTPISSKTTLRSHMTSGWFITLNGLHQNSSLPVKLFSIDRCFRREQREDSSHLMTYHSASCVWMDDEVSLDMGMAVSESLLEYFGFEKFKFLPDEKKSKYYIPGTQTEVYGYHPKLKEWVEVATFGLYSPIALAKYGIDQEVMNLGVGAERIAMILGGYEDIREMVYPHTYGKWGLSDREMASMLHMNLYPVTDDGRKLMESITRTAIEHSDTISPCEFTAFQGEFMGKNIEVKIIEPEAGTKLLGPASWNRVHVYEGNIVGVPQPSEVERFQSPDDVAEEILGNLGKEIMDDLAIQALKKGIPTGISYMSGVAAQAAYHMEEMVVSGEEQIKLRTTIAKSPADINLKLDELAMRYINSTNKVIDIRGPIFCTITGKIEE, from the coding sequence GTGAAGAAAAAGGATATAGTGAAACTGGCGAAGAGGGATTTTGAAAAGGCCTGGGTCGAAACAGGTAAAAACTTAAAAAATCCCCATCACGATGAGGAATATCCCCGCCTGCACTTCCAGCCCGGGAGAACCCATCCACTTTCTGATACCATGGCCCAGCTCAGGCAAGCTTACCTGCTCCTAGGTTTCCATGAAACAATAAACCCCCTGTTCATCGAGGAGGACCATGTTTACCGCCAGTTCGGACCAGAAGCCCCAGCAGTTTTAGACCGTTGCTTCTACCTTGCAGGGCTTCCTCGTCCAGATATAGGGATTAGTATGGATAAAATCGCCCAAATTGAGAGGATGGGTGTTTTACTTAATGAAGATAAAATCAAAGGGATTAAAGAGGTTTTCAGAAGTTATAAAAAGGGTGATGCCAGTGGTGATGACCTGGTGCATGACGTTTCCATTGCCCTTGATGTGGCCGATGAAACCGGACTGCGAGTTCTGGAAAGGGTGTTCCCTGAGCTCAAAGAACTGACACCCATCTCCAGTAAAACCACTTTACGTTCACACATGACCTCGGGATGGTTCATAACCCTGAACGGCCTACATCAAAACAGCTCCCTGCCTGTTAAGTTGTTTTCAATTGACCGATGCTTCCGTCGTGAGCAACGGGAAGATTCAAGCCATCTTATGACGTATCATTCCGCTTCATGTGTTTGGATGGATGATGAGGTATCCCTTGATATGGGAATGGCAGTTTCAGAGAGTCTCTTAGAGTATTTTGGTTTTGAAAAGTTCAAATTCCTGCCGGATGAGAAGAAATCAAAGTACTACATCCCCGGGACCCAGACCGAGGTTTACGGATACCATCCCAAACTGAAAGAATGGGTGGAAGTGGCCACCTTCGGCCTGTACTCCCCCATTGCCCTGGCAAAGTACGGTATTGACCAGGAAGTGATGAATCTGGGTGTGGGTGCCGAGAGGATTGCCATGATCCTCGGTGGTTACGAAGATATCAGAGAGATGGTTTACCCCCATACTTATGGTAAATGGGGGCTCAGTGACAGGGAAATGGCATCAATGCTCCATATGAACCTGTACCCGGTGACTGATGACGGGCGAAAGCTGATGGAATCCATAACCCGCACTGCCATAGAACACAGTGACACTATCTCGCCCTGTGAGTTCACCGCTTTTCAGGGAGAATTTATGGGTAAAAACATTGAAGTAAAGATCATAGAGCCAGAAGCAGGCACCAAACTACTGGGACCCGCCAGCTGGAACCGTGTGCATGTTTATGAGGGGAACATCGTTGGGGTTCCCCAGCCATCAGAGGTGGAACGTTTCCAGTCCCCAGATGATGTTGCAGAGGAGATTCTTGGAAACCTTGGAAAAGAGATAATGGATGATCTGGCTATTCAAGCCCTTAAAAAGGGTATCCCCACAGGTATCAGTTACATGAGTGGTGTGGCAGCCCAGGCAGCCTACCACATGGAGGAAATGGTGGTAAGTGGAGAAGAACAGATTAAGCTACGTACTACCATAGCCAAATCCCCTGCTGATATCAACCTTAAACTGGATGAACTGGCCATGCGTTACATAAACAGCACAAACAAAGTTATAGACATCCGAGGCCCGATATTCTGTACTATAACCGGGAAAATTGAAGAATAA
- a CDS encoding Endonuclease V (PFAM: Endonuclease V): MRFHNFTQQLANIQYFLADRVLDEDCFSKLERVAGADVSFSVDNKAAAAVVVLQLEDLKILEKRTLPVELFFLYIPGFLGMRETDPVISVLEYFRT, encoded by the coding sequence ATGCGTTTCCACAACTTCACCCAACAACTAGCTAATATACAGTACTTCCTGGCAGACAGGGTGTTGGATGAAGACTGTTTCAGCAAATTAGAAAGAGTGGCAGGGGCAGATGTTTCATTTTCAGTTGATAATAAAGCAGCTGCTGCGGTAGTGGTGTTGCAACTGGAAGATTTGAAGATACTGGAGAAAAGAACTCTGCCTGTGGAACTATTTTTCCTCTATATTCCTGGTTTCCTTGGCATGAGGGAGACTGATCCAGTTATATCTGTACTTGAATACTTTAGAACATGA
- a CDS encoding Endonuclease V (PFAM: Endonuclease V), with protein sequence MHPRGFGLACQVGVLRDVPTIGVAKRLIDEMYINVATQKHHASHEFQLIKENNHGLGAFFKGKYVSVSHKISLKTVLDIVKMTSVFKTPEPIRQAHILATETHQKGIKG encoded by the coding sequence ATGCATCCCCGTGGCTTTGGATTGGCATGTCAGGTGGGTGTCCTCAGGGATGTTCCCACCATTGGTGTGGCAAAAAGGTTAATTGATGAAATGTATATAAACGTAGCCACCCAAAAACACCACGCCAGTCATGAATTTCAACTGATAAAAGAAAATAATCATGGGCTTGGGGCCTTTTTTAAGGGGAAATATGTCAGTGTCAGTCATAAAATCTCCTTAAAGACTGTATTAGACATTGTGAAAATGACCAGCGTTTTCAAAACCCCTGAACCAATTAGGCAAGCCCACATATTGGCAACAGAAACTCATCAAAAAGGAATTAAAGGATAA